From the genome of Malus sylvestris chromosome 13, drMalSylv7.2, whole genome shotgun sequence:
CCTCATGAAACATATGTCAGACTTAACACTCAAACGATTACGGCATATATACAATAAATTTAGTTATAAATTTCTATTATACGTTAACATTCAACaattagaaaatattaaatttaaaagaaattgaagaaatgaaaagaataaaaaagaaattcattaccttgtgcattcaaATCAAAACTACAAAAGAAATTAACAGATTTAAGGTAATATGGAGTGAGTTTTGAGATTTACATAGATcacttttgaatttcaaaaagtaaaataagattaaaattgAATTTCAAATGTCAAAGTTAAACGAATTTTtagtttcaaaaaataaaatgatacatTTTGTATTACAGAAAACAAAATGATATTAAAAtcgaaactaaaattaaacCTTTTATAAACTACCCGATGCAGCGTTGAAGAGTTTTAGCAATATTTTTAGGTAAGTTGCATTGGGGTTGATGCAGGTTTGCTTTGAAGTCAACCAGAACAAGTATAAGAAAAAGAGGCTTGCATTTGATGAAGAGCATGACCTCATgttctcaaaattttaaattaaatttaagcTAGTCCAGTCAATGTGCCATTTTATAATTTTGCAGGTTAATAGATTTATTGGCTTTTCCAATGTCACCTGTGTCACCATTTATTTCCATCTCTCACATTCAatatttcctctctctctctctctctctctctctctctctctctcttgtctcTCGCTAGAAAAATTTCTATTTGCAAGTTCCTCTCTTCCTACTGTAAAAACAAAATTGCGGGTAAGGTACTCCATTGACTGACAGTCTTAATCAGAAACCTTGTTTACAATCCAACGCAAGCACATGACACCAAGCCTCAACAACTTTCTGGGATTTGGGAGTTTTGGAGTTGGACTGACTTGCAGCTTTGCATACCAGATGGGGTTCTTTGTTTAGCTGCCTTAAGCTCAAAGCTGCAATCTTGGTAAGTTCATTTTTCCAAACCCATTCTTTTGTtcttgaaaaacaaaaacaaaaacaaaaaatggtgTGGATGTGGAAGCTCcttgaaatcaaagaaaatgggGTTTCTGCATTTCCCACATTCCCACCAAACATTGTTCCTCAGCTTCCTCCCCCACCTCCAAATCTCCAGTCAGATAATTTGAGTTTTGGGAACAAGGTCAGTCCAAGCATACTGCTAATAATCGTAATTTTAGCCataattttctttgtttctgggCTGCTCCACCTCCTTGTTAGATTCCTCATGAGGCCTCCTGCCAGAGATTCAGAGGACTTGGAGAGTGTGACAGTTCTTCAAGGCCAACTGCAGCAACTGTTCCACCTCCATGATGCAGGGGTTGACCAGTCCTTCATCGACACCCTCCCTGTCTTCCACTACAAAGCCATCATTGGATTGAAAAACCCTTTTGATTGTGCTGTCTGTTTGTGTGAGTTTGAGGGTGAGGATAAGCTCAGATTGCTGCCCAAATGCAGCCATGCCTTCCACGTGGACTGCATTGACACTTGGCTCTTGTCTCACTCCACTTGCCCTCTCTGTAGAGCTACTTTGCTCCCTGACTTCTCTTCCAACAATAGCTGCTCACCCAGTGTTTTTGTTCTTGAGTCTGGGAGTGACAGCTCCAGAGAGATGATCTCTGATAGAGATGGACACAATTCCCATCTGGGTTTTCATGGAGACATGGAATTGGGGCAGCCCCGCGCCGATGTGTCGAACAAATCTTGCGAAATTGTGGCGAAAGATGAGGCTAACCCGGCGGTAACCGTGGATTTGGGGGAGAAGGTAGTGCCCGTGAAGCTAGGGAAGTTCAGAAATGTGGATGGGGGTGGTGAGGGGAGTAGTGAAAGCAATGCGGATGCAAGGAGGTGCTTTTCTATGGGATCATTTGCGTATGTGTTGGATGACAAATCTGAACTGCAAGTACCGATTGGAGCATCGATGAAAAAGCAGTCGACCAAGAAGCCTACTCTGCCGTTGGCTCCAGGTCACAGGCAAGCAATGTCGGAATGCGATTGTGAGTCAACGAGAGAATTCAAGTTCAGTGGCATTGAAGCAATCGGAAGCCTTGAAACTCAAGTGACTAGCACTAGTGCTAGTATTACTAATGGCAGTGGCAGTAATGGCATTGAGTGGAGCAAGAGGGAGAGCTTCTCGATATCCAAGATTTGGCTTAGGGGGAAGAAGGAGAAGCCAAATGGGGCGTCGTATTCGTCAAGAAGGGCCTTTTCTTTCCGGTTTCCGGTGCATCGGAGTGCTATGGTTGCAGGGGAGGAAGTGAAGGGCAAGAATGTTGGGACTGAGAGTCGGAGGATAATCTCAGAGATTGACATAAGGAGGTGGGAAAATGGAGGGAGTGAAATGGGTTGTGATGAGGAGAATGTTAGCTGTAACAGTTTGGATTCACAAGCAAATCCACCATCTTTTACTAGGAGAACGCTCCTTTGGCTTATGGGAAGACAACAGAACAAAGTTGTTCATTCATCACTTGATCCTAGTGTTTAAGtaggtttttattatttaatttatttgattttgatttatcTCTAGACAAATTATAATCTTTGATTGCTTCCTCTCATAGTATATGTAACTGGAGGCACATTCGAACTTAGATGCGGAATAGAGCAATTTTGGCTATTGCCAATGCCTATTACATGCATAtatgtatttttaaattaaatagatGAGCAAATTGTTGATTTCCTTTCATTTAAGTAAGGGCAATTAGCCACAACAATCAAATTTTGTTACAGAATGATCAGTGTTTATTATATCGATgttatattattatttgtaaTTGTTATATTATCGTTATGTTGTCGATACATGATCAATACACCGTCGTTACTGAAACTAATCAATCTCAAAATATGAATAATGTAGCTATTTACCCACTCATGGTAAATGTAAAAATGGAGAATGTTTAATTGTCTTTCAAATTCGgtataaattttgaaaacgtaGGTGCAGAAATACCCAGGCAAGGTCATTGAGTGATTGTGTTACAGGCTGTAGCATTAAAGAGAGTCAATTTTGAAGAGTAAAGGACTTGGGTGTGTGTGGGATGGAGTGGGTAGACATATTAATGGTGATGCAAATAAGTTCACGGGAACGGTTGGAGGCCATTGTCTAGTGATATAAGTTGGCACCTAACCCACCCCATCATTGTTTGCACTTACGCTAATACGATTGAGTCTTTCAGTGTGAGAAATCTTAGGTTTAATTCTCataaaagatgaatttgaactatTATTATGGCTAGCCCATTGTAAGGTTTAGCACACTAACCCACCCTTTTAATGTAGATCGTATCGTTTGTTCAATAAAAAGCCGAacatcaaacaaaaacaacatgtATAATTAATATGTACGGAGAGATAAATGGTGTGTCTGTCGTCCAATATTCTATTAGATAAGGTTTTGAGTATCCACCTATGTGTCCCGGATGCGAAACTCTTTCtttcttaaattattgtaatagttttaaACATTTTTCATCTCCTTCCATCTCTCCgtaataatataatttgaaaaaaGGGGCTTGCCTGCCGTTATCATTCATTTGTTATGAAGGATTATTTCTACACTTTATAATTACTGAAAAATATAGATGTATGTCATGCTTATATTGCTATTCCTGAAGATCCAATTATTAGAAACTCACAAAAGCTGCTGCATTTTGGTGGTTAGGGTTAAACAACATTTTCATGAAATGTGCAACAGGAAACCACAGAAACAAGTAACTTATGAAAACAAATTTTACATATAATCACTTGCATGCCTTTGAGTATTGCATTCCATCTACACCTTCAATATTGGAGAGTACTTCTTGTTGGATAATCCATCCGCATATGGAGAATGCACATATCTCACCCAGTGATAGACCCATAATTTGTTGAAAAATAATAGTATGTAGGTTTATTTTAATGCTTGGATTTTGGGTCTAACTCATTAGAATTAGGGTTTGTCTTGCCTATTAGGGATTAGGGTTAGAGTTAGTTCTCCTATTAGGAATTAGAGTCAGTTATCTATAAATAGGATGTTATATTTATTTCAGTTAAGTTTGATTCAGTCAAGATGTAGTATCTACGAGTTACGTTGCATTTTTTTGGTAATCTTGTAGTGTTTGTTCATTATACAATTAATAAAGGTTGCTCGTGGTTTTGCATTCCACTATGATTTTCAACTAAATGCtaggcttaaatgtcaaaatggtccctgtgtTATAGTCATATGGCCAATTTAGTCTCCGTGTTTTCGATTTGGCTAATTTAGTTTTCATGTTTGTCTCTGTTAGCTAATTAAGGACATTTCATTCAATCtctttaaaaaattcataagaaaattcataTGAGAAGTAATTACCCtttctctttccaaaaaaaaatgcaaatcaatgagaaataacacatataaGAAATTAAACTTCCAATCTGAAAAATGATTAAGGTTGTGACATAGAAAGAGAGGGGTTAATGTTAGGGAGGAGGTGGGAGAGTTGAGAGGAGAATaagttttctttaatttttaatttatttcattttaaatataaaaaaatataattttataaataagtttgtaattatttattattttttttacaatttgttttttgaacaaatgatattatccaCACTAAGAGAGAGGGAGCATATTCGTAAGAGGGAGGGAGAATATTCTTAATTGGCTAACAGAGATAAACACAAAGACCAAATtggtcaaataaaaaacataggCACTAAATTGACCCAATGGCTAAAACACAAGGACCATTACATTTAAGCCTAAATTTCATCTATGCGTGGGCGTTTAAAATTTCAACCAATACATAATTAGCTATAAactttcaaagttcaaatgTTATTGGAAGATATaataatataaacttgtaacctGTGTTTTCAAATATGATTTTGCCTCCTTGATGGATATAAATTAATGGGTAATTATCAATTTACTACCTTCATGTTTCGTGGTagtacatcaaatttttttcgtcccaaagtcatacctaaaatgtaaattttggtacagtctcatacatccgttagtcaaactgttaattctcccgttaagtgatgatgtggcgcccatgtggacaatgattagGCGCCATGTGTCAATAAGGGGTCCACGtggaattttttctttttcttcttcttcttcttcttcttcttcttctttcttttcttcagaGGGGTtcacgtggatttttttttctctcttcttcttcctcatctcctTTGCAGGTAAACCATGGCCAACTCACCCTGCGCAGGTAAACTGTAGCCCACACTGAACACACTCAACTCCCTCTGCATTGGTAAACCATGGCCAAATCATCGACAAGCTCGATTTGTTAGACTACTCCCATAGCCCTGTGCACTACGCCGTCGTTTTGTCAGACCACACCATACTCTCCCCAATCGTCCCCCGACTCAGATCCACACGGAGTTCGACTCCCTCTCCCAAGAACGAACCGCGGACCGGATATTGTCTGTGCTCAAGCGACGTGACCTCTGACATCGCTTTAATCCTTCTCCGGCTCCACCATCGCTGTAATGCTTCTTAAAGCCTGGTTGGCTTGATAGCTCCATCTTCCAACTTGGTATCAAGGATCGCTTGGAACTCCTCTTCACTACATGCTAGTGGGGGATAGGTTTCCTTATCTCCATCTGTTTCCTTCCTTATTTGTAGGTTGTAGTCGAATTTGTCATCCACGGCTAGCGCTTGATGAGTTTCTTTCATGTCACTTTTCCTGGATCTCCTTGTGGAAAGTTTGACTGACATGCTGATCTTCCTCTTGGCTTCTAGGAGCCTTGAGAACTGGTTAATACCAATGTTCTCCAAGTACACCATGTAATTAGCGACAATGTTGCTAATACAAATCTTTACAAGTGCCTCATCATCCTTCTCGTCATAGCAATCAAGGGCAAGATCCTG
Proteins encoded in this window:
- the LOC126594810 gene encoding RING-H2 finger protein ATL13-like — its product is MVWMWKLLEIKENGVSAFPTFPPNIVPQLPPPPPNLQSDNLSFGNKVSPSILLIIVILAIIFFVSGLLHLLVRFLMRPPARDSEDLESVTVLQGQLQQLFHLHDAGVDQSFIDTLPVFHYKAIIGLKNPFDCAVCLCEFEGEDKLRLLPKCSHAFHVDCIDTWLLSHSTCPLCRATLLPDFSSNNSCSPSVFVLESGSDSSREMISDRDGHNSHLGFHGDMELGQPRADVSNKSCEIVAKDEANPAVTVDLGEKVVPVKLGKFRNVDGGGEGSSESNADARRCFSMGSFAYVLDDKSELQVPIGASMKKQSTKKPTLPLAPGHRQAMSECDCESTREFKFSGIEAIGSLETQVTSTSASITNGSGSNGIEWSKRESFSISKIWLRGKKEKPNGASYSSRRAFSFRFPVHRSAMVAGEEVKGKNVGTESRRIISEIDIRRWENGGSEMGCDEENVSCNSLDSQANPPSFTRRTLLWLMGRQQNKVVHSSLDPSV